Proteins found in one Oreochromis niloticus isolate F11D_XX linkage group LG22, O_niloticus_UMD_NMBU, whole genome shotgun sequence genomic segment:
- the tent5bb gene encoding terminal nucleotidyltransferase 5Bb — protein sequence MSSGDVSEQSRRVSVLSWDQVRRLDSILGESVPIHGRGNFPTLSVQPRQIVQVVRARLEEHGVMVRDVKLNGSAASHVLHEDNGLGYKDLDLIFGLSLTDDKTFRLVKDVVLDCLVDFLPEGVCRDRITALALKEAYVQKLVKVCNETDRWSLISLSNNTGKNVELKFVDTLRRQFEFSVDSFQITLDSLLLFDRCSETAMSETFHPTVQGESMYGDFEEALDHLRSKTIATRSPEEIRGGGLLKYCHLLVRGFRPSSATQMKQMQRYMCSRFFIDFPDISEQQRKLEGYLQNHFAGMEDKRYEYLVTLRQVVDESTVCLMGHERRQTLALISALALRVMAEQNAIPALSNITCYYQPAPYVRDVNFSNYYVAQVQSPMATCSNSYQTWLPCS from the exons ATGTCCTCCGGTGATGTCTCGGAGCAGAGTCGGCGGGTGAGCGTGCTGTCTTGGGATCAGGTGCGGCGTTTGGACTCCATCCTTGGTGAGAGCGTACCGATCCACGGCCGAGGAAACTTCCCCACGCTGTCCGTGCAGCCCCGGCAGATCGTTCAG GTGGTCAGGGCTCGACTGGAGGAGCATGGCGTAATGGTACGTGATGTTAAGCTGAATGGTTCAGCAGCCAGCCACGTACTTCATGAGGACAACGGCCTTGGCTACAAAGACCTGGACCTGATCTTTGGCTTGAGTTTGACTGATGACAAAACCTTCCGGCTGGTGAAGGACGTGGTGCTGGACTGCCTGGTGGACTTCTTGCCCGAAGGGGTGTGCAGAGACCGAATCACAGCCCTTGCCCTAAAGGAGGCATATGTGCAGAAGCTGGTGAAAGTTTGCAACGAGACAGATCGCTGGAGCCTCATCTCACTTTCCAACAACACTGGCAAAAACGTGGAATTGAAGTTTGTGGACACCCTGAGAAGGCAGTTCGAGTTCAGCGTCGACTCCTTCCAGATTACTCTGGACTCATTGCTGCTGTTTGACCGCTGCTCGGAAACAGCCATGTCCGAGACCTTCCACCCTACAGTCCAGGGAGAGAGTATGTATGGAGACTTTGAGGAAGCTCTGGACCACCTCCGCTCCAAGACCATCGCCACCCGCAGTCCAGAAGAGATCCGGGGCGGCGGCCTGCTCaagtactgccacctgctggtgcGCGGTTTCCGTCCATCTTCCGCAACTCAGATGAAACAGATGCAGCGCTACATGTGCTCGCGCTTCTTCATCGACTTCCCCGACATAAGCGAGCAGCAGAGAAAGCTGGAGGGATATCTGCAGAACCACTTTGCGGGCATGGAGGACAAGCGCTACGAGTATCTGGTGACTCTGAGACAAGTGGTGGATGAAAGCACTGTGTGTCTGATGGGACACGAGCGCCGGCAAACGCTGGCTCTTATTTCTGCCCTGGCACTGCGTGTAATGGCTGAACAGAATGCCATCCCCGCTCTGTCCAACATCACCTGCTACTACCAGCCTGCTCCCTATGTCAGAGACGTCAACTTCAGCAATTACTACGTGGCACAAGTTCAGTCACCCATGGCTACGTGCAGTAACTCTTATCAAACATGGCTGCCTTGCAGCTGA